ACAAAACCATAAATCACTTGGTGACCATGTCCATATTTACGAGAAGTGGGCAATAACTCATCAATAGATATGAATACCATTATTCCTGCTACACTTCCAAATAGAACTCCAAAAGTTAATTCACTAAAGAAGGTTCTAAAGACAAAATACCCTAAAATTGCTCCTAAAGGCTCAGCAACTCCAGATAGAAAAGAGTATATAAAGGCTTTCTTCTTATCCCCTGTAGCATGATAAATTGGTACTGAAACAGAAATCCCTTCTGGAATATTGTGTATCGCAACAGCAATAGCAATAGATATTCCCAAAGCTGGGTCAGACAATGCTGAAGCAAAGGTAGCTAATCCTTCAGGGAAATTATGTATTGCAATTGCTAAAGCTGAAAACATTCCCATTCTTAATAACTGGCTCTTGTCATCTATTGTGTCCTCTTGTAAATCTCTAATTTCTCTCTTATCTCTAGCTTCATGAGGATTCTCTGCTTCAGGAACAAATTTATCTATAATTGCAATTAAAGCTATTCCCAAAAAGAAGGCCCCCACTGTAGCCCATTCGCCATTTTCCGCACCTAAAGCGACTACTAAAGAATCTTGAGCCTTTGGTATAATCTCTATAAAAGATACATAAATCATTACCCCGGCTGAAAATCCTAATGATGTTGCTAAAAATGATGTATTAGTCCTTTTGGTAAAGAAGGCTAAAGCACTTCCAATTCCCGTTGATAATCCTGCAAATAATGTTAGCAAAAAAGCAATTAAAACATTATCCATTTTAACACCTCATTATATTATCAGTAATTATCTGATTAATTATAAATTAATAGCCTTAAAAATAATTTAACCCAAAGCTACATCTAAAGACATCATTACTGCAAAGCCAAGCATTAAACCAGCTGTAGCTATATGACTATTACCTTCTTGATGAGATTCAGGAATCAATTCTTCACCTACTACAAAAATCATTGCCCCGGCAGCAAAAGATAAAGCATAAGGCAAAATAGGTCTCATCAATAATACAGCTGCTGCACCAAGTACTCCTGCAATTGGTTCAACTATTCCTGATGCTTGACCATACATAAAACTCTTCATTGGTGATAATCCTTCTCTTCTTAGAGGTACTGATACAGCTGTTCCTTCTGGGAAATTTTGAATACCGATACCTATAGCCAGAGCTATTGCCCCTGCTAAAGAAGCTGAGGGCAAATTAGCACCTACTGCACCAAAAGCCACCCCTACAGCTAAACCTTCAGGAATATTATGTAAAGTTACTGCAAGTACTAACAAAACACTTCTTTCCCAACTAGTTTTAACCCCTTCTGCTTTACCTTGAGATAGGCCGGGATGAAGATGAGGTAAATATCTATCTACAAACCTTAAAAATACTCCTCCTAATAAAAATCCAATTACCGCTGGAACCCATCCAGGAATACCTAAGTTTTCTGACATCTCAATAGCAGGAGCTAGTAATGACCAAAAACTAGCTGCAATCATTACTCCAGCTGCAAAGCCTAACATTCCATCTAAAAACTTTCTATTTACTTCTTTAAAAAAGAATACTACTCCTGCTCCCAAAGCAGTTAAAAACCAAGTAAACAAGGTTGCCAACAAAGCTTGAGTAATAGGAGTTAATTCTTTAAACCATTCCAAAAACATAAAATCATCCTTCCTTTACTATTAATAATAGTTATTAATTATATTATAATATATTATCTTCCATAAGTAAATCAAAAATCTATCTGATAATTATCCAATTTTAAAATATAATTAAAATTAACTTTAATTATAACAAGAAAAAATAAATAAAAATTTATAATCCTCTACTTCTTATTCTGCTTCTAATCACATAAATAATTATAAGATAAAAATTTAAGGAGTGTCAATCCATGCTTTCTCCAAGTTTAGAAGATTACTTAGAAGAGATATACCGTTTTTCTAAAGAATTAGGATTTGTTAGAACCACAGATATAGCAGAAAAACTTAATGTTTCACTTCCCTCGGTAACAAAAGCTGTTAAAAGGCTAAATAAAAAGAACTATCTAAATCATGAACCCTATAAAAATATTAAACTAACTCAAAAAGGAAAAAAGTTAGGCGCATTCCTAGTAAGAAGAAATAAAACTTTACAAGAATTTGTAGAAATAATCGGTAGTAAGTCTAATAAAGCTGACGAAGCTGAAGCAATGGAACACTATCTTTCCAAAGATACTGTTTCAGCAATAACATCACTAGTAGAATTCTTAAAAAAAGAACCACAATTACAGAAAAAATTGTTAGAATTCAGAAATAAAAATAACTAATATAGTAACAGGTAGAGGAATAATCCCCTACCCTTTTATTTTATAAAAACAAAGCAGTAAATATTTGATTGACTAAGAAACAGACTATAATTCCAACAATAAGCGGCATAATAGCAGCAAAAATAGTCCATTTCCAACTATTAGTCTCCTTCTTAATAGTTATTAAAGTTGTTCCACAAGGAAAATGTAATAAAGAGAATAACATTGTACATAAAGCTGTTACCCAAGTCCAACCATTATTAACTAATATCCCCTTTAAAGCCTCAGCACTATCAGGCTCAATCATAGATCCTAATGAAAGATAACTCATCACTAATATCGGTAATACAATCTCATTAGCTGGTAAGCCTAAGATAAAAGCTAAGAGAATAAAACCATCTAAACCAATCAATACTGCAAAAGGATTAAGTAAATTGGCTAGATAATCAATAATACTTATCCCACCAACAGTATTATTGGCTAGAAGCCAGACAATTCCTCCTGCTGGTGCTGCTACTATTATAGCCCTCCATAATACAAATAAAGTTCGATCTATAAAGGAACGAACTAAAACCTTTCCAACTTGTGGCTTACGATAAGGTGGCAGCTCTAAGGAGAAAGAAGAAGGAACACCTTTAAGCAGAGTCTTTGACAATATCCAAGATATTAACAAGGTAATTGTAATACCGATTAAAACCAAGAGTACTACCATAGCAGCTGCTCCAATTGAACTACCCTTGCCACCGATAGTCCCTATAAAGATCATAGATAAAATTAATAAAGTAGGAAATCGTCCATTACAAGGAACAAAATTATTGGTCAAAATAGCCAATAATTTCTCTCGGGGAGATTCAATAATTCTAGCTGCAATTACCCCTGCTGCATTACAACCAAAGCCCATACTCATAGTTAAAGACTGCTTCCCATTTGCTCCTGCCTTCTTAAAGAAGTTATCAAGATTAAAAGCTACCCTTGGCAGATATCCCAAATCTTCCATTAAAGTAAAGAGTGGAAAAAAGATAGCCATTGGTGGTAACATAACCGAGACAACCCAAGCTAAAGTTCGATAAGTACCATCAATTAAAAATCCACGTAGCCATTCTGGAGTTCCAATAAAGATCAATAAATTACTAAGTTGACCTTCTAACCAGAATAATCCTTTAGCTAATAGCGCTGATGGATAATTGGCTCCAACAAGAGTAAGCCAAAAAACTCCACCTAACATAAGTAGCATAATTGGAAAACCAAGCCATTTCGAGGTTAAAATATCATCTATTCTTTCACCTAAACAAATCTTTTCTTCTTCAACATTAACATTATTAATAGTAATTTTTTCTGCTTTGCTATAAATATCTTTGACCACCTGATCCCTCAATTCCTGTCTTTCCTTTTCACTAAAAGAATTTGATATCTTAGATAATAGATCACTTAATCCCTTATTCTTAGTCAAATCCATAGAAATCAGCCTCACTCTCTAAATTTTCTCTAAAGTAGTAGTTCCTCATTGACTCTAAAATAGTTTGGTCACCTTCTAATAACCTTAAAGCCAACCAACGTAAATTCAAGCCATCAGATAATTCACCTAAAGCATTTTTGATATCTGGTAATAATTGATCGATTGCCTTTTCAATTTCTGATGAATACTTTACTCTTACTGGCTTTACTCTCTTCTCCTGCTCAACTATTGCTGTTACTATATTTCTAAGCTTATCTAAACCAATCTCATCACGTGCTACAGTAGGAACAACTGGTATCCCTAATTCCTTTTCCAACCCTTTGATATCAATCTGAATATTCTTTCTTTCTGCCTCATCCATTAAATTTAAACATAATATTAAATTTTCAGTTAGCTCAGTTACCTGTAAAACTAAATTTAGATTGCGTTCTAAATTAGTAGCATCAGCCACAACAATAGTTGCATCTGGTTTGGCAAAACAGATAAAGTCTCTAGCTACCATCTCTTCACTTGAACTAGCTAATAATGAATAAGTACCTGGCAAATCTACTAAAGTATATTCCTGTCCTTGATTCTCATAATAACCCTGAGCCTGGCTTACAGTCTTACCAGGCCAATTTCCTGTATGCTGTCTTAACCCTGTTAGAGCATTAAAAACTGTACTTTTTCCTGTATTTGGATTACCTGCTAAGGCAATCACAGGGCTATTATTTTCTGGGTCAATATTAAAAAATTCTCTTAATAAACTTAAGCCACTTGATTCTGCTGTTAATCCCATCAACTCAACCTCCTAGATATATTTTATATATATTAAACCTTCTAAACTAGGGTTTATAATTTTAATACTAATCACCTCACTTCAATCAAACTAGTCTCTTCACTTCGTAAAGCAATTACAGTTCCTCTAATTAAATAAGCTGTTGGATCTCCTGAAGGACTTCTTCTTTTTCCTATTACTTCAGTGCCTGGAATCAATCCTAAATCCAACAATCTTCTCCTTTTAATACCTTCAGCCTTGAGATCAACTACCTGACAACTTTCTCCTAAGGGTAATTGAGTTAATAACATTTGCTCCACCTCCTAAATTTATTAGTCTAGACTAATAATCTTAACCTAGGTTAACTTCCTTTTGCTCCATATTATGTGCTAAATCAAAAGTTGTGTAGATAAATTTTTATAAAGCTTCATTGTAAAATCAAATTGAACAAAATAAAAATAGCCATAGGGCACCAACCTGTAATATAATTAAATCACCACAAAATAACCAGTTACAGGAGGGTGCACACTATGACTTACTTAAATGATACACCAAAATCCCGAAAAAATAAACACCTAAATGCTTATGAACGTGGTCAAATTGCATTATTACATTCCGAAGGAATGAATCCAAATGCTATTGCAAAACGTTTAGGTAGAGCTTCTAATACCATTAGAAACGAACTAAAACGTGGTACAGTTTCTCAAATTAAAGCTAATAAAAAGATTATGGTCTATTACCCTGACACTGGTCAAAGAGTTTATGAATCTAATCGCAAGAATTGTGGTCCTAAATTTAAACTTTTGCAATGTGAAGAGTTCATTGATTATGTTATAGAACAGTTCTACGAAAAAGGACATTCTCTTGATGCTATATGTGGTGCAGCAAAACTTCATAATAAATTTCCAAAGCCAGAGATGGTATCTACTAAAACGCTTTATAACTACGTCAACGCTGGATTATTGACAATTAAAAACATTGATTTACCTTTGAAGCTTAAGCGTTCTTCAAAAAGAAAGCACACTAAAAATAATAAAAAGAAGCTTGGTACAAGTATAGATCAACGCCCTGAAAGTATTAATAATCGTAGTGAGTTTGGTCACTGGGAAATTGACACTATGATAGGCAAAAAGACTAAAAATGAATCAGTTTTACTTACTATGACAGAACGTATGACTCGTAAAGAAATTATTCGTAAAATCCCTGCCAAGACTGCTCAAGCAGTTCAAGATGCTATTTTAAAGCTCGTTAATGAAGCAGGAGATTGTTTTTCCAAAGTATTTAAAAGCTTCACTTGTGATAATGGCTCTGAGTTTGCTCAAATGTCATTTTTAGAGCAAATTAGTGATACTAAAGTATACTTTGCACATCCATATTCATCATGGGAAAGAGGAACTAATGAGCGTCATAATGGTCTTATAAGACGCTTTATCCCTAAAGGTAATAGTCTAAACCAATTCTCTATTGAATCTATTGCTAGAGTCCAAAACTGGTGCAATACTTTACCAAGAAAAATCTTAGATTACCTAACCCCTGATGAAATATTTGAAGATAAATTAAAACAAATTCTTTATGACTAAATAACCAAATTATTACAGTTTGAAAATGTTCAATTTATTATTGCAATTTAAGAAATTTTTATAAATTAAATCTATTTTTAAAATAAGTCTATAGTTTTAAATTTAATTAACTTTTCATATTTATATTACAGATTAAATTATTACTTTCTATTTAGTTCTTATTTAAGAAAACTAATAGAAACATTTATCTAATAATATTTACTCTCTATAATTTTTAGCTATTAGACTATATTTAAAGGCTAAGGTTATAAAAAATAGCCATAAGAAAAAATTACAAGTATTAAATATTTTATTTGGATAATCCTAATAAAAACCCAATATGTAGTGTTATCTTCTATTTATTACACTATATATAGTTCTAAAGTGTTTGACAGATAAATCTAAATGAGATAAAATTATCACTGTAATTTATGCTATAGGAGGTAATTCAATGATTAATAGGTACATACAAAAGAGGGATGGTAGAAAGGTTCCTTTCAAAAAAGACAAGATTCAAGAAGCTGTTAATAAAGCAGCTAAAGCAGTTGGAGTAGAATCAGATATTATTGGTGAAGAAATTAGCCAAGAGGTAATATCTTATTTAAATATCTTCTTTAAAGGTGAAGGTATACCAACTGTAGAACAGGTACAAGATTTAGTTGAAAAGATTTTAATTGAAAAAGGATATGCTGCTATAGCTAAAGCTTATATCCTATACAGAGAACAACATGCTAAATTAAGAGATACAAAACAATTATTTGGTGATGCTATAGAAACTATAGAAAACTATTTAGATCGTAGTGATTGGAAGGTAAATGAGAATAGTAATATGGGATATTCTTTACAGGGGTTAAATAATCATATTGCTTCTGAAATCACTGCTCAATACTGGTTACAAGAGATCTATCCTCAAGAAATTAGAGATAAACACTTATCAGGTGATATGCATATCCATGATTTAAGTAATTTAAGTGTTTATTGTTGTGGATGGGACCTAAAAGACTTACTATTAAGTGGTTTTGGGGGGGTTTCTACTAAAGTAGAAAGTAAACCACCTAAACACTTTAGAACAGCTTTATTACAGGCAGTAAACTTTTTCTATACATTACAAGGAGAAAGTGCTGGAGCTCAAGCCTTTTCTAGTTTTGACACATATTTAGCTCCTTTTATCCATTATGATAAGCTAACTTACAAACAAGTTAAACAGGCTATGCAGGAGTTTATTTTTAACTTAAATGTTCCTACCAGGGTAGGTTTCCAAACTCCTTTTACAAATATAACTATGGACTTAATTTGTCCAAATATTATAGCTGATGAACCAGTAATTATTGGTGGAGAAGCTCAAGATAAGACTTATAAAGAATTCCAAAAAGAAATGGACATGCTTAATAAGGCTTTTGCAGAGATTATGTTAGAGGGTGATTCCAAAGGCAGAGTATTTAGTTTTCCTATTCCAACCTATAACATTACAAAAGACTTTGATTGGGATAAAGAAATTCTAGAGCCTGTTTGGGAAATGACTGCTAAGTATGGTATCCCATATTTCAGCAACTTTGTTAACTCAGATATGAAACCTGATGATGTTAGAAGTATGTGTTGTCGTCTAAGACTTGATAATACTGAACTAAGAAAACGTGGTGGAGGATTATTTGGAGCTAATCCAATGACAGGAAGTATCGGGGTTGTTACCTTAAATATGCCACGTATTGGTTATCTAGCCGAAGATGAAGAAGATTTCATTAAGCGTACCTATGAATTAATGGATTTAGCCCAAGAAAGTTTAGAAATTAAAAGAAAGATTCTGGAAAGATTAACTGATAAAGGTTTATACCCTTACAGTCAATTTTATTTAAGAAATGTTAAATTACGCTTTGATGAATATTGGAAGAATCACTTCAATACTATTGGTTTAAATGGTATGAATGAAGCAACTATTAATTTCCTTGGTGAAGATATTACTCATCCCGAAGCTAAAGAATTTGCTATTAGAATAATGGATGCTATGCGTGATAAATTGGTAGAGTATCAAGAAAGAACAGGTAATATTTATAACTTAGAAGCTACTCCTGCTGAAGGTACTTCGTATAGATTTGCTAGTTTAGATAAGCAAGAATTTGGAAATGAGATTATCTGTGCTAATGAAGATAGAGTTTTAAATGAAGATGCAGATCCTTATTATACTAACTCTACTCAAATACCTGTAGGATATACTGATGATATCTTTGAAAGTTTAGAGTTACAGGATCAACTACAAAAGCGTTATACTGGAGGAACTGTTCTTCATGGATTTATTGGAGAGAAGATGCCTTCTACTCAAAGTACTAAATTATTAGTTAAAAGGATTGCAGATAACTTTGAATTACCATACTATTCAATTACTCCAACCTTTAGCGTCTGTCCTACTCATGGATATTTGGCTGGAGAACATGAATATTGTCCTAAATGTGATGCTGAAATAGAATATGAGAAAGAAGATACTGCTTAAGAGAGGTTGTTTATAATGAAAATTTCTGGATTACAAAGGACAAGTTTAATTGATTACCCTGAACATATTACTACTATAGTCTTTACTCAAGGTTGTAATTATAAATGTCCTTATTGTCATAATCCTAGTTTGATAGCTAATTCATCTCCTGATGAAAGTTATCTACCTTTAAAAGATTTTTGGCAATTTATAGATAAGAGAAAAGAATTAATTGATGCAGTTACTATTACAGGTGGAGAACCAACATTACAAAAAGGACTAATAGATTTTATTAAAGATATCAAAAAAAATGGTTTAAAAATAAAACTTGACAGTAATGGAAGTAACTTTAAAACCTTAAAAAGAATAATTGAAGCTAACTTAGTTGATTATATAGCAATGGATGTTAAAGCTCCTTTAGATAAACATTCAAAGATTACTAAGAACCTAAACACAAAAGAAATATCTAAAAGTATTAATCTAATCAAAGATTCAACTATAGATTATGAGTTTAGGACAACAGTAGTTCCAAGTATTCATTCTAAACTTGATATTAAGGAGATTGGAAAGCTAATTTCAGGAGCTAAACGCTACTACATCCAAAACTTCCGACCAATTAATACTTTAGATAAAAAATTGAAAGGTGTTACTCCTTTTCCACCTGCTAAATTAGAGGAATTTAAAGATATAATTTTACCTTATGTTCAAGAAGTTCAAATTCGTAATTAAAATTACAAGGAGGAGATAAATATGAAACAAGATCAAAACAGACAAAAATGTGAAGTATATTCTCGAGTAGTTGGTTTTTTAACTCCAGTAAGTCAATGGAATCGCGGAAAAAAAGAAGAATGGATAGATAGAAAGACTTATGATAAAGCATTAAAAGAGGCTAATTAAATTTAATAATTGATAAATATAAAAAAGCAGTTGAGAAAATCCTCAACTGCTTTTTTATCTCTCATCTCTCATCTCTCATCTCTCATCTCTCATCTCTCATCTCTCATCTCTCATCTCTCA
Above is a window of Orenia marismortui DSM 5156 DNA encoding:
- the zupT gene encoding zinc transporter ZupT, which encodes MDNVLIAFLLTLFAGLSTGIGSALAFFTKRTNTSFLATSLGFSAGVMIYVSFIEIIPKAQDSLVVALGAENGEWATVGAFFLGIALIAIIDKFVPEAENPHEARDKREIRDLQEDTIDDKSQLLRMGMFSALAIAIHNFPEGLATFASALSDPALGISIAIAVAIHNIPEGISVSVPIYHATGDKKKAFIYSFLSGVAEPLGAILGYFVFRTFFSELTFGVLFGSVAGIMVFISIDELLPTSRKYGHGHQVIYGFVAGMAVMALSLLLF
- a CDS encoding ZIP family metal transporter: MEWFKELTPITQALLATLFTWFLTALGAGVVFFFKEVNRKFLDGMLGFAAGVMIAASFWSLLAPAIEMSENLGIPGWVPAVIGFLLGGVFLRFVDRYLPHLHPGLSQGKAEGVKTSWERSVLLVLAVTLHNIPEGLAVGVAFGAVGANLPSASLAGAIALAIGIGIQNFPEGTAVSVPLRREGLSPMKSFMYGQASGIVEPIAGVLGAAAVLLMRPILPYALSFAAGAMIFVVGEELIPESHQEGNSHIATAGLMLGFAVMMSLDVALG
- a CDS encoding metal-dependent transcriptional regulator, translating into MLSPSLEDYLEEIYRFSKELGFVRTTDIAEKLNVSLPSVTKAVKRLNKKNYLNHEPYKNIKLTQKGKKLGAFLVRRNKTLQEFVEIIGSKSNKADEAEAMEHYLSKDTVSAITSLVEFLKKEPQLQKKLLEFRNKNN
- a CDS encoding nucleoside recognition domain-containing protein, with protein sequence MDLTKNKGLSDLLSKISNSFSEKERQELRDQVVKDIYSKAEKITINNVNVEEEKICLGERIDDILTSKWLGFPIMLLMLGGVFWLTLVGANYPSALLAKGLFWLEGQLSNLLIFIGTPEWLRGFLIDGTYRTLAWVVSVMLPPMAIFFPLFTLMEDLGYLPRVAFNLDNFFKKAGANGKQSLTMSMGFGCNAAGVIAARIIESPREKLLAILTNNFVPCNGRFPTLLILSMIFIGTIGGKGSSIGAAAMVVLLVLIGITITLLISWILSKTLLKGVPSSFSLELPPYRKPQVGKVLVRSFIDRTLFVLWRAIIVAAPAGGIVWLLANNTVGGISIIDYLANLLNPFAVLIGLDGFILLAFILGLPANEIVLPILVMSYLSLGSMIEPDSAEALKGILVNNGWTWVTALCTMLFSLLHFPCGTTLITIKKETNSWKWTIFAAIMPLIVGIIVCFLVNQIFTALFL
- a CDS encoding FeoB small GTPase domain-containing protein; the encoded protein is MGLTAESSGLSLLREFFNIDPENNSPVIALAGNPNTGKSTVFNALTGLRQHTGNWPGKTVSQAQGYYENQGQEYTLVDLPGTYSLLASSSEEMVARDFICFAKPDATIVVADATNLERNLNLVLQVTELTENLILCLNLMDEAERKNIQIDIKGLEKELGIPVVPTVARDEIGLDKLRNIVTAIVEQEKRVKPVRVKYSSEIEKAIDQLLPDIKNALGELSDGLNLRWLALRLLEGDQTILESMRNYYFRENLESEADFYGFD
- a CDS encoding FeoA family protein, producing the protein MLLTQLPLGESCQVVDLKAEGIKRRRLLDLGLIPGTEVIGKRRSPSGDPTAYLIRGTVIALRSEETSLIEVR
- a CDS encoding IS30 family transposase, whose amino-acid sequence is MTYLNDTPKSRKNKHLNAYERGQIALLHSEGMNPNAIAKRLGRASNTIRNELKRGTVSQIKANKKIMVYYPDTGQRVYESNRKNCGPKFKLLQCEEFIDYVIEQFYEKGHSLDAICGAAKLHNKFPKPEMVSTKTLYNYVNAGLLTIKNIDLPLKLKRSSKRKHTKNNKKKLGTSIDQRPESINNRSEFGHWEIDTMIGKKTKNESVLLTMTERMTRKEIIRKIPAKTAQAVQDAILKLVNEAGDCFSKVFKSFTCDNGSEFAQMSFLEQISDTKVYFAHPYSSWERGTNERHNGLIRRFIPKGNSLNQFSIESIARVQNWCNTLPRKILDYLTPDEIFEDKLKQILYD
- a CDS encoding ribonucleoside triphosphate reductase produces the protein MINRYIQKRDGRKVPFKKDKIQEAVNKAAKAVGVESDIIGEEISQEVISYLNIFFKGEGIPTVEQVQDLVEKILIEKGYAAIAKAYILYREQHAKLRDTKQLFGDAIETIENYLDRSDWKVNENSNMGYSLQGLNNHIASEITAQYWLQEIYPQEIRDKHLSGDMHIHDLSNLSVYCCGWDLKDLLLSGFGGVSTKVESKPPKHFRTALLQAVNFFYTLQGESAGAQAFSSFDTYLAPFIHYDKLTYKQVKQAMQEFIFNLNVPTRVGFQTPFTNITMDLICPNIIADEPVIIGGEAQDKTYKEFQKEMDMLNKAFAEIMLEGDSKGRVFSFPIPTYNITKDFDWDKEILEPVWEMTAKYGIPYFSNFVNSDMKPDDVRSMCCRLRLDNTELRKRGGGLFGANPMTGSIGVVTLNMPRIGYLAEDEEDFIKRTYELMDLAQESLEIKRKILERLTDKGLYPYSQFYLRNVKLRFDEYWKNHFNTIGLNGMNEATINFLGEDITHPEAKEFAIRIMDAMRDKLVEYQERTGNIYNLEATPAEGTSYRFASLDKQEFGNEIICANEDRVLNEDADPYYTNSTQIPVGYTDDIFESLELQDQLQKRYTGGTVLHGFIGEKMPSTQSTKLLVKRIADNFELPYYSITPTFSVCPTHGYLAGEHEYCPKCDAEIEYEKEDTA
- a CDS encoding anaerobic ribonucleoside-triphosphate reductase activating protein is translated as MKISGLQRTSLIDYPEHITTIVFTQGCNYKCPYCHNPSLIANSSPDESYLPLKDFWQFIDKRKELIDAVTITGGEPTLQKGLIDFIKDIKKNGLKIKLDSNGSNFKTLKRIIEANLVDYIAMDVKAPLDKHSKITKNLNTKEISKSINLIKDSTIDYEFRTTVVPSIHSKLDIKEIGKLISGAKRYYIQNFRPINTLDKKLKGVTPFPPAKLEEFKDIILPYVQEVQIRN
- the nrdD gene encoding anaerobic ribonucleoside-triphosphate reductase, producing the protein MKQDQNRQKCEVYSRVVGFLTPVSQWNRGKKEEWIDRKTYDKALKEAN